A single Amphiura filiformis chromosome 19, Afil_fr2py, whole genome shotgun sequence DNA region contains:
- the LOC140141052 gene encoding uncharacterized protein, with protein MMPRPAKQEKHKNWKRPIRSEQKLRSNFIHLRRVNQVNISALNKEQSFVISTIKQQQKEYIKDLKSLQDGQLTVPVADLCEDDNRRTQKKCAMSRRMSLPVMPSEITKRLGSLQISQESNELTKNREKSNDGSEDEDDESIVPTVGAWGDFGEHDSSSVPSVGGGSGGMDEKHRSGDSAEKFHPEVSISSFSKHANEAEVSIDPMEEEILQNIRRNGTTNTRLARETSDRVTTPSHQQRRMSLPDDKVMKRLQAYRPGRSLLQRSMEYFEDKPIEAEVVKIEKVKIPNQRPNTPIGAVHHEHHAKCFHNLPPGERPLCMTSRAEICRKQRKFRAKMSPRAAFLNLNLKVNNSATQRPLTSFGANSVPAYRMPTLIPDESANKNILQTLKKVSMTPTLTKEEGQKTLLYLSKVNQNRQNNMIMSKLDDFLKRNGRKDDVII; from the coding sequence ATGATGCCGCGACCAGCAAaacaagaaaaacataagaactGGAAGCGTCCTATCCGCAGTGAACAAAAATTACGTAGCAACTTCATCCATCTGCGTCGCGTGAATCAAGTCAACATATCTGCTCTAAACAAAGAACAATCATTTGTTATCAGTACAATCAAACAACAGCAGAAGGAATATATCAAGGACCTCAAGTCGCTACAAGATGGTCAATTGACCGTACCTGTTGCAGACCTTTGCGAGGATGACAATCGTAGGACTCAAAAGAAATGCGCGATGTCCAGAAGGATGAGTCTACCCGTAATGCCATCTGAAATTACTAAGCGTCTGGGCAGTTTGCAAATATCACAAGAATCGAATGAATTGACAAAGAATCGGGAGAAGAGCAATGATGgaagtgaagatgaagatgacgagTCTATTGTGCCTACGGTGGGAGCTTGGGGAGATTTTGGAGAACATGATTCATCGTCTGTGCCATCTGTtggtggtggcagcggtgggatggATGAGAAACACAGAAGTGGTGATTCAGCGGAAAAGTTTCATCCAGAGGTGTCGATATCTTCATTTTCAAAACATGCGAATGAGGCAGAAGTAAGCATAGATCCAATGGAAGAAGAAATACTTCAGAACATTCGCCGGAATGGAACAACTAACACTAGACTAGCGAGGGAGACAAGTGACCGCGTGACAACGCCTTCACATCAACAGAGACGCATGTCGCTTCCAGATGACAAGGTTATGAAAAGACTTCAAGCTTATCGCCCAGGCAGGAGTCTTTTACAAAGATCGATGGAATATTTTGAAGACAAACCTATTGAAGCAGAAGTTGTTAAAATTGAGAAGGTAAAAATTCCCAACCAGCGACCTAACACTCCGATAGGTGCAGTTCACCACGAACACCACGCGAAATGTTTTCACAACCTTCCACCGGGCGAGCGTCCATTGTGCATGACATCCCGAGCCGAAATTTGTCGCAAACAAAGAAAATTCCGCGCCAAAATGTCTCCTCGCGCAGCATTTCTGAATCTTAACCTCAAGGTGAATAATTCTGCAACTCAACGACCGCTGACTTCTTTTGGTGCAAATTCAGTCCCAGCTTATCGAATGCCAACTTTGATTCCAGATGAAAGtgctaataaaaatattttacagacactgaaaaaagtctccatgacgccGACGTTGACGAAAGAAGAAGGGCAAAAGACATTGTTGTATTTGAGTAAAGTTAATCAGAATAGACAAAACAATATGATTATGTCCAAACTTGACGACTTCTTGAAAAGAAATGGAAGGAAGGATGATGTCATAATATGA